One genomic region from Curtobacterium sp. 9128 encodes:
- a CDS encoding SDR family NAD(P)-dependent oxidoreductase: MKLDITGRVVVITGAGRGIGRTIAERFADDGARVVALDLAFPDGAPTDSADTVTCNVADPDSVRTAIDTVVERHGTIDVLVNNAGINVDGPVAELRWTDWQRCMDVNLGGVFLMSQAVAPVMQRAGRGRIINAASFAAIIPSVGSAAYAASKAAVVSFTRVLASELGPWGITVNAYAPGMVPTAMNGFATRPQEEQDVLLDTLSLRRWETADDVSNLLLFLASDQAGYITGTLHDVSGGKLATQIPSRAYPSRA, from the coding sequence ATGAAACTCGACATCACCGGCCGCGTGGTCGTCATCACCGGAGCCGGTCGCGGGATCGGTCGCACGATCGCCGAGCGGTTCGCCGACGACGGAGCGCGGGTCGTCGCGCTCGACCTGGCGTTCCCGGACGGAGCGCCGACGGACTCGGCGGACACCGTGACCTGCAACGTCGCCGATCCGGACTCCGTCCGCACCGCCATCGACACCGTCGTCGAGCGGCACGGCACGATCGACGTCCTCGTCAACAACGCCGGGATCAACGTCGACGGACCGGTCGCCGAGCTCCGGTGGACCGACTGGCAGCGGTGCATGGACGTCAACCTGGGCGGGGTGTTCCTCATGAGCCAGGCCGTGGCACCGGTGATGCAGCGCGCCGGCCGCGGACGGATCATCAACGCGGCGTCGTTCGCGGCGATCATCCCGAGCGTCGGCAGCGCGGCCTACGCGGCATCGAAGGCCGCCGTCGTGTCGTTCACCCGCGTGCTCGCGTCGGAGCTCGGCCCGTGGGGCATCACCGTGAACGCCTACGCGCCGGGGATGGTGCCGACGGCGATGAACGGGTTCGCAACGCGCCCGCAGGAGGAGCAGGACGTGCTGCTCGACACGCTGTCGCTGCGCCGGTGGGAGACGGCGGACGACGTGTCGAACCTGCTGCTGTTCCTGGCGAGCGACCAGGCCGGGTACATCACGGGGACGCTGCACGACGTGTCGGGCGGCAAGCTGGCGACGCAGATCCCGTCGAGGGCGTACCCGTCACGAGCGTGA
- a CDS encoding SDR family NAD(P)-dependent oxidoreductase, which translates to MTTERVLWITGGGSGMGAASATAAARSGWTVVLSGRRAEQLDAVADGIRAEGGTAHVLPLDVTDPDAVRAARDTVIAEHGRLDGLVLAAGLNAPARRWDDQTMDSFRSIVDTNLTAVATVTDAALPALRETGGVVVVISSYAGWSFQPGAGVAYSASKTALGALTRSLNQQEAQHGVRATHLCPGDVATDFLEQRPSVPDAAARAVMLTPEDIGRTVAFVLDAPAHVRIDELVISPVSQR; encoded by the coding sequence ATGACGACGGAACGTGTGCTCTGGATCACCGGCGGCGGCAGCGGCATGGGGGCCGCCAGCGCGACAGCCGCCGCCCGTTCCGGCTGGACCGTCGTGCTGAGCGGCCGCCGTGCCGAGCAGCTCGACGCAGTGGCGGACGGCATCCGCGCCGAGGGCGGAACCGCGCACGTGCTCCCGCTCGACGTGACCGATCCGGACGCGGTGCGAGCCGCAAGGGACACCGTCATCGCCGAGCACGGTCGGCTCGACGGACTCGTGCTCGCAGCCGGGCTCAACGCACCCGCCCGACGGTGGGACGACCAGACGATGGACTCCTTCCGGAGCATCGTCGACACGAACCTCACCGCCGTGGCGACCGTCACGGACGCGGCCCTCCCCGCCCTGCGGGAGACCGGCGGCGTCGTCGTGGTGATCTCCTCGTACGCCGGGTGGTCGTTCCAGCCCGGTGCCGGGGTCGCCTACTCCGCGAGCAAGACCGCGCTCGGCGCCCTCACGAGGTCGCTCAACCAGCAGGAAGCGCAGCACGGCGTCCGGGCGACGCACCTCTGCCCCGGTGACGTCGCGACGGACTTCCTCGAGCAGCGACCGTCGGTACCGGATGCTGCGGCTCGTGCGGTCATGCTCACACCGGAGGACATCGGCCGCACCGTCGCATTCGTCCTCGACGCCCCAGCACACGTCCGGATCGACGAGCTCGTCATCTCCCCGGTGTCGCAGCGGTGA
- a CDS encoding FCD domain-containing protein, producing the protein MIFDRVLDELGTAIVRGDLPVGHADSVEGFVARTGASRSIVREATRVLVSLGMLSAGRRVGLRVLPAEQWDVIDPHVVRWRLDGPDRAVALAELRALRRAVEPAAAAAAARAVASGAHDRSDLEALLASAERLASAASAADPAPILPADRAFHGRLLALSGNAMFARLQRVVERALEERADVEPDAHDVALHRTLADAVAAGDAELAAAAMREIVDRT; encoded by the coding sequence GTGATCTTCGACCGGGTGCTCGACGAGCTCGGCACCGCGATCGTCCGCGGCGACCTGCCCGTCGGGCACGCCGACAGCGTCGAGGGTTTCGTCGCCCGCACGGGCGCCTCGAGGAGCATCGTCCGCGAGGCCACCCGCGTCCTCGTCTCCCTCGGCATGCTCAGTGCTGGCCGACGCGTCGGGCTCCGGGTCCTGCCCGCCGAGCAGTGGGACGTGATCGACCCGCACGTGGTCCGGTGGCGCCTCGACGGCCCCGACCGAGCGGTCGCGCTGGCCGAACTCCGCGCCCTCCGTCGTGCCGTCGAGCCCGCGGCTGCTGCGGCAGCCGCCCGCGCGGTCGCGTCCGGAGCGCACGACCGATCCGACCTGGAGGCCCTGCTCGCCTCCGCCGAACGCCTCGCCTCCGCCGCCAGTGCGGCGGACCCGGCCCCGATCCTCCCGGCCGACCGCGCGTTCCACGGACGGTTGCTGGCCCTGTCGGGCAACGCGATGTTCGCGCGCCTGCAGCGTGTGGTCGAGCGAGCGCTCGAGGAGCGCGCGGACGTCGAGCCGGACGCCCACGACGTGGCGCTGCACCGGACGCTCGCGGACGCGGTCGCCGCCGGCGACGCCGAACTCGCTGCGGCCGCGATGCGGGAGATCGTCGACCGCACCTGA
- a CDS encoding Ku protein, with product MRSIWKGSIAFGLVNVPIKVYAATETHDVSLHQVHDEDKARIRYKRVCELGHEVEFADIERAYDDGEKTVVLTADDFKKLPQEQSHEIEVLEFVPVDQVDPMMFEKTYYLEPDSRSPKAYVLLRRTLEETDRLAIVQFTLRQKTRLGVLRVHDDVLLLQGLLWGDEVRAADFTALDTSVKVSANELKMSSSLVESMSTDFDPERYTDEYQAELQQLIDAKLESGDDVDTSETFGEQESSDDEGGDVIDLMAALRASVDKKRTGGSGSRSSSGSRSSSGSSTADKTPEKKAPAKKAPAKRAPAKKSPAKKPAAKKKAS from the coding sequence ATGAGGTCGATCTGGAAGGGCTCCATCGCGTTCGGGCTCGTCAACGTGCCCATCAAGGTCTACGCCGCCACCGAGACCCACGACGTGTCCCTGCACCAGGTCCACGACGAGGACAAGGCCCGCATCCGGTACAAGCGCGTATGCGAGCTGGGGCACGAGGTCGAGTTCGCCGACATCGAGCGCGCCTACGACGACGGCGAGAAGACCGTCGTGCTCACCGCCGACGACTTCAAGAAGCTCCCCCAGGAGCAGTCGCACGAGATCGAGGTCCTCGAGTTCGTGCCCGTCGACCAGGTCGACCCGATGATGTTCGAGAAGACGTACTACCTCGAACCGGACTCCCGCTCCCCCAAGGCCTACGTGCTGCTCCGCCGGACGCTCGAGGAGACCGACCGCCTGGCGATCGTGCAGTTCACGCTCCGCCAGAAGACCCGGCTCGGTGTCCTGCGCGTGCACGACGACGTCCTGCTCCTGCAGGGGCTCCTCTGGGGCGACGAGGTCCGTGCAGCCGACTTCACGGCACTCGACACCTCGGTGAAGGTCAGCGCCAACGAGCTGAAGATGTCGTCGTCGCTCGTGGAGAGCATGTCGACCGACTTCGATCCGGAGCGCTACACCGACGAGTACCAAGCCGAGCTGCAGCAGCTCATCGACGCGAAGTTGGAGTCCGGCGACGACGTCGACACGTCCGAGACGTTCGGGGAGCAGGAGTCGTCCGACGACGAGGGCGGTGACGTCATCGACCTGATGGCCGCCCTCCGTGCGTCCGTGGACAAGAAGCGGACGGGAGGCTCGGGGTCGCGCTCGTCGTCCGGGTCGCGCTCGTCGTCCGGCAGCTCCACTGCCGACAAGACACCGGAGAAGAAGGCGCCGGCGAAGAAGGCCCCGGCGAAGCGCGCACCGGCCAAGAAGTCCCCGGCGAAGAAGCCCGCCGCGAAGAAGAAGGCCAGCTAG
- a CDS encoding SDR family oxidoreductase, with translation MSQLDKDDPRTKYARPPFPAQTQQGSGSASAMDPQPDNGETSYLGTGRMPGYRVLVTGADSGIGRAAAIAMAKEGADVALNALPEELDDLTEVRDLIADLGRNAVMLPGDLTDEAFCDELVRTAVSELGGLDALVLVAGHQRVHEDVTEQSTEDFDRTMKVNVYAMFWLVRAAVPHMAPGSSIVTTSSVSAYQPQDRMIDYAATKAAIIAYTNGLARQLAAKGIRANTVVPGPVWTPLQPISYPGDEIAHYGEGTPFGRPAQPVELGSAYVYLAGPESSYTSGSTLTVAGATGVAL, from the coding sequence ATGAGCCAGCTGGACAAGGACGACCCGCGGACGAAGTACGCGCGGCCGCCGTTCCCCGCGCAGACCCAGCAGGGATCGGGGAGCGCGAGTGCGATGGACCCGCAGCCCGACAACGGGGAGACGAGCTACCTCGGCACGGGGCGGATGCCCGGCTACCGGGTGCTCGTGACGGGGGCGGACTCGGGCATCGGCCGCGCTGCCGCGATCGCCATGGCGAAGGAGGGTGCCGACGTCGCGCTGAACGCCCTGCCCGAGGAGCTCGACGACCTCACCGAGGTCCGCGACCTGATCGCCGACCTCGGCCGGAACGCCGTGATGCTCCCGGGGGACCTCACCGACGAGGCGTTCTGCGACGAACTCGTGCGGACCGCCGTCAGCGAGCTCGGCGGGCTCGACGCACTCGTCCTCGTCGCCGGGCACCAGCGCGTGCACGAGGACGTCACCGAGCAGTCCACGGAGGACTTCGACCGCACGATGAAGGTCAACGTCTACGCGATGTTCTGGCTCGTCCGTGCGGCGGTCCCGCACATGGCCCCGGGGAGCTCGATCGTCACGACGAGCTCGGTGTCGGCGTACCAGCCGCAGGACCGGATGATCGACTACGCGGCGACGAAGGCGGCGATCATCGCGTACACGAACGGGCTCGCGCGGCAGCTCGCGGCGAAGGGCATCCGTGCGAACACCGTGGTGCCCGGGCCGGTGTGGACGCCGCTCCAACCGATCAGCTACCCGGGCGACGAGATCGCGCACTACGGCGAGGGCACGCCGTTCGGACGGCCGGCGCAGCCCGTCGAGCTCGGCAGCGCCTACGTGTACCTGGCCGGGCCGGAGTCGTCCTACACGTCCGGGTCCACGCTCACGGTGGCCGGAGCAACCGGGGTCGCGTTGTGA
- a CDS encoding ATP-dependent DNA ligase → MSPVSRKTTVLVGDRRIALTNLDKVMYPETGTTKGRVIEYYTRVAPWMIPHVKDRPVTRKRWANGVDGKVFFEKNLPDSAPDWVKHHTIEHTEHDNEYPIVDDLPTLVWMAQQAALELHVPQWRFGPRGGQQHPDRLVLDLDPGDGVGLPECVEVAVAAREILQGMGLEPYPVTSGSKGIHLYAALDGKAATKHVSEVAHELAKALEQDLPDLVLSSMSRAERKGKVFVDWSQNNGNKTTIAPYSLRGRSQPTVAAPRTWKELTEKGLAQLTLDQVLERLEDRGDPLHPVAAASLAVGRADHGHWDSDRTQQANDAERTGGSGNDRLSAYRAKRDASKTPEPVPEGAPTVRQDGTPTFVIQEHHATRDHYDFRLEHDGVLVSWALPKGEPTDPGKNHLAVMTEDHPLEYGGFEGTIPKDEYGGGTVTIWDEGTYDLEKWREGEEVIVTLHGRTNGNRRLAILHTRGRGRGREGDEKNWLIHRTKDQPDPTADGTGGAEASRASRPHRHDDGRERIDGAAASETEPVERRTMQATLAKGEPRLDPTEWAFELKWDGVRALATVRDGEVTLRSRNGNDLTAQYPELRELGERAGVDGVFDGEIVALDERGRPSFQLLQNRMGLTKPREVEAARKATPVRFLLFDVLEADGHELTRLAYTNRREALSTVVDAGGVIEVPPAHDGDLDQAMRDSRKAGLEGVVAKKRGSKYAEGRRSEAWLKLKHHATQEVVVGGWKPGNGRRAGGVGSLLLGIPGTDGLEYVGKVGTGFSDRDLDEIAAVLGRLERGTPPFTDVPRPDARDAHWVTPERVGEVEFAEWTGDGRLRQPSWRGWRIDKSAGDVVRE, encoded by the coding sequence GTGAGTCCGGTTTCCCGGAAGACCACGGTCCTCGTCGGGGACCGCCGCATCGCCCTCACGAACCTCGACAAGGTGATGTACCCGGAGACCGGCACCACGAAGGGCCGCGTGATCGAGTACTACACGCGGGTCGCGCCGTGGATGATCCCGCACGTCAAGGACCGCCCGGTGACCAGGAAGCGCTGGGCGAACGGCGTCGACGGCAAGGTGTTCTTCGAGAAGAACCTGCCGGACTCCGCGCCCGACTGGGTCAAGCACCACACCATCGAGCACACCGAGCACGACAACGAGTACCCGATCGTGGACGACCTGCCGACGCTCGTCTGGATGGCGCAGCAGGCCGCGCTCGAGCTGCACGTGCCGCAGTGGCGGTTCGGTCCCCGCGGCGGGCAGCAGCACCCCGACCGGCTGGTGCTCGACCTCGACCCCGGCGATGGCGTCGGGCTGCCGGAGTGCGTCGAGGTCGCGGTCGCGGCTCGGGAGATCCTGCAGGGCATGGGCCTCGAGCCGTACCCGGTGACGTCCGGGTCGAAGGGCATCCACCTGTACGCGGCACTCGACGGGAAGGCCGCCACCAAGCACGTCTCCGAGGTCGCCCACGAACTCGCCAAGGCCCTCGAACAGGACCTCCCCGACCTGGTGCTGTCCTCGATGAGCCGTGCGGAGCGGAAGGGCAAGGTCTTCGTCGACTGGTCGCAGAACAACGGCAACAAGACGACGATCGCCCCGTACTCGTTGCGCGGCCGGTCGCAGCCGACCGTCGCCGCGCCGCGGACGTGGAAGGAACTCACCGAGAAGGGGCTGGCCCAGCTGACGCTGGACCAGGTGCTCGAACGACTGGAGGACCGTGGCGACCCCCTGCACCCGGTCGCCGCCGCCTCGTTGGCGGTCGGTCGCGCCGACCACGGTCACTGGGACAGCGACCGGACCCAGCAGGCGAACGACGCGGAACGGACGGGAGGCTCGGGGAACGACCGCCTGTCGGCCTACCGTGCGAAGCGGGACGCGTCCAAGACGCCGGAGCCGGTTCCGGAAGGAGCGCCGACGGTCCGGCAGGACGGCACCCCGACGTTCGTCATCCAGGAGCACCACGCCACCAGGGACCACTACGACTTCCGGCTGGAGCACGACGGCGTGCTCGTCAGCTGGGCGCTGCCGAAGGGGGAGCCGACCGATCCGGGGAAGAACCACCTCGCCGTGATGACCGAGGACCACCCGCTCGAGTACGGCGGCTTCGAGGGGACGATCCCGAAGGACGAGTACGGCGGCGGGACGGTCACAATCTGGGACGAGGGCACGTACGACCTCGAGAAGTGGCGCGAGGGCGAGGAGGTCATCGTCACGCTGCACGGCCGGACGAACGGCAACCGACGCCTCGCGATCCTGCACACCCGGGGACGCGGGCGCGGCCGCGAGGGCGACGAGAAGAACTGGCTCATCCACCGCACCAAGGACCAGCCCGACCCGACGGCGGACGGGACCGGCGGGGCGGAGGCGAGCCGAGCCTCCCGGCCCCACAGGCACGACGACGGCCGTGAGCGGATCGACGGGGCCGCCGCGTCGGAGACCGAGCCGGTGGAACGGCGGACGATGCAGGCGACCCTGGCGAAGGGCGAACCCCGGCTCGATCCGACCGAGTGGGCGTTCGAGCTGAAGTGGGACGGCGTGCGCGCCCTGGCCACCGTCCGTGACGGCGAGGTCACGCTGCGGAGTCGGAACGGCAACGACCTCACGGCGCAGTACCCGGAACTGCGGGAACTCGGCGAGCGGGCGGGCGTGGACGGGGTGTTCGACGGGGAGATCGTGGCGCTCGACGAGCGTGGGCGGCCGTCCTTCCAGCTCCTGCAGAACCGGATGGGCCTGACGAAGCCGCGCGAGGTCGAGGCCGCACGGAAGGCCACCCCGGTGCGCTTCCTGCTGTTCGACGTGCTCGAGGCGGACGGTCACGAGCTGACACGCCTGGCGTACACCAACCGACGAGAGGCGCTGTCGACGGTCGTCGATGCCGGCGGTGTCATCGAGGTGCCGCCCGCGCACGACGGTGACCTCGACCAGGCGATGCGCGATTCCCGGAAAGCCGGGCTCGAGGGGGTCGTGGCGAAGAAGCGCGGGTCGAAGTACGCCGAGGGTCGTCGGTCAGAGGCCTGGCTCAAGCTGAAGCACCACGCGACACAGGAGGTCGTCGTCGGCGGGTGGAAGCCCGGGAACGGTCGGCGCGCCGGCGGCGTGGGCTCGCTGCTGCTCGGGATCCCCGGCACGGACGGACTGGAGTACGTCGGCAAGGTCGGGACGGGATTCAGCGATCGTGACCTCGACGAGATCGCCGCGGTGCTCGGCCGGCTGGAACGCGGGACGCCCCCGTTCACGGACGTCCCTCGGCCGGATGCACGCGACGCGCACTGGGTGACCCCCGAGCGCGTCGGCGAGGTCGAGTTCGCGGAGTGGACCGGCGACGGGCGACTCCGGCAGCCGTCGTGGCGTGGCTGGCGGATCGACAAGTCGGCGGGTGACGTCGTCCGAGAGTGA
- a CDS encoding RNA polymerase sigma factor → MPNPEFVTREPKPDPRGPTLTEDTQLSSLSDGSLVERSADGDAAAFGVLIHRYGPLMRAYAARILGHGDGEADDAVQEASLLAWQRIDTVEEPDRVRTWLFRIAANKALDRLRRRHPHLDLEALPEASEDRPVDEVVATRMQVDALAVVVQNLPDAQRAVWVLREIGGASYAEIAEQTGLSAASVRGLLARARRTVLEQMEGWR, encoded by the coding sequence GTGCCGAACCCCGAATTCGTCACGCGAGAACCGAAACCCGATCCGAGAGGCCCGACCCTGACCGAGGACACGCAGCTGTCGTCCCTGTCGGACGGGTCGCTCGTCGAACGTTCCGCGGACGGTGACGCCGCCGCGTTCGGCGTGCTGATCCACCGGTACGGGCCGCTCATGCGCGCCTACGCCGCGCGCATCCTCGGGCACGGCGACGGCGAAGCGGACGATGCCGTGCAGGAGGCGTCGCTGCTGGCCTGGCAACGGATCGACACCGTCGAGGAACCGGACCGGGTGCGGACGTGGCTGTTCCGTATCGCGGCGAACAAGGCGCTCGACCGACTTCGCCGCCGCCACCCGCACCTCGACCTCGAGGCGTTGCCAGAGGCCTCGGAGGACCGCCCGGTCGACGAGGTCGTGGCGACACGCATGCAGGTCGACGCGCTGGCCGTGGTCGTCCAGAACCTCCCGGATGCGCAGCGAGCAGTGTGGGTGCTGCGCGAGATCGGTGGCGCGTCCTACGCCGAGATCGCCGAGCAGACCGGCCTGTCGGCGGCGAGCGTGCGCGGCCTGCTCGCACGTGCGCGCCGGACCGTGCTCGAGCAGATGGAGGGGTGGCGATGA
- a CDS encoding TIM barrel protein produces the protein MIEHDLLATSWTWDGDEPIDERVRAVGDAGFAGISLALDDLHEVRATIGFATLRRMLDDAGIVWIQLGTLGNWWTCTSRTTGEDADRGVLLEAAASLRAWQVVARADVTLPGVSPAAMLDDWVVLATQAESVGAQLVLEPEPWSNLPTVERASRFVAAAGHQNSGLLLDAMHALRGGSTLASIRQGIAPSTLAAVELSDGLLSTPSGMTLADESRDGRYLPGAGAWDIPGFIRVARELGYDDPWGVEVRTPAHRALPIADALRTAAAATRAVLDAADAYGAPAAPAMPTSPAPTSAVDYEPQHRPRRETGSGTPA, from the coding sequence GTGATCGAACACGACCTGCTCGCGACGTCCTGGACGTGGGACGGCGACGAGCCCATCGACGAACGGGTCCGTGCGGTCGGTGACGCCGGGTTCGCCGGCATCTCCCTCGCGCTGGACGACCTGCACGAGGTCCGCGCAACCATCGGCTTCGCCACGCTCCGACGCATGCTCGACGACGCCGGCATCGTGTGGATCCAGCTCGGTACGCTCGGCAACTGGTGGACCTGCACGAGCCGCACCACCGGCGAGGACGCCGACCGCGGGGTCCTCCTCGAGGCGGCGGCGTCCCTCCGCGCGTGGCAGGTGGTGGCGCGCGCCGACGTCACGCTCCCCGGCGTCTCCCCCGCGGCAATGCTCGACGACTGGGTGGTGCTCGCGACCCAGGCCGAGAGCGTCGGCGCGCAGCTCGTGCTCGAACCGGAACCGTGGTCGAACCTGCCGACGGTCGAGCGGGCATCCCGCTTCGTCGCGGCCGCCGGACACCAGAACAGCGGCCTGCTGCTCGACGCGATGCACGCGCTGCGCGGTGGCTCCACGCTCGCGTCGATCCGGCAGGGCATCGCCCCGTCGACCCTGGCCGCGGTCGAGCTCAGCGACGGACTGCTCTCCACCCCGAGCGGGATGACGCTCGCGGACGAGTCGCGCGACGGCCGGTACCTCCCGGGCGCTGGCGCCTGGGACATCCCCGGGTTCATCCGCGTCGCTCGGGAACTCGGGTACGACGACCCGTGGGGTGTCGAGGTCCGGACCCCTGCGCACCGAGCGCTCCCCATCGCCGACGCGCTGCGGACGGCTGCCGCAGCGACCCGCGCGGTGCTGGACGCCGCCGATGCGTACGGCGCTCCAGCCGCGCCCGCGATGCCGACGTCTCCTGCCCCGACCTCGGCGGTCGACTACGAGCCGCAGCACCGTCCGCGTCGGGAGACCGGTTCAGGGACGCCCGCGTAG
- a CDS encoding fumarylacetoacetate hydrolase family protein: MSDLVIPAPPVPTVPTSTGERFPVRRVFCVGRNYAAHAREMGHDPDREPPFFFTKPADAIVVDGADTPYPTMTGQLEHEVELVAAIGIGGADIPVESALDHVWGYAVGLDLTRRDLQAEAKRLGRPWDLAKGFDASAPIGVLVPAATVDPTRGSIALDVDGASRQHGDLADQIWSVAEVIATLSRFVALAPGDVVMTGTPDGVGAIDRGAVLHGTIDGVGTVSTRIV, translated from the coding sequence GTGTCCGACCTCGTGATCCCGGCCCCGCCCGTCCCCACCGTCCCGACGTCCACCGGCGAGCGCTTCCCGGTGCGGCGGGTGTTCTGCGTCGGGAGGAACTACGCCGCACACGCCCGCGAGATGGGCCACGACCCGGACCGCGAGCCACCGTTCTTCTTCACGAAGCCGGCCGACGCGATCGTGGTCGACGGCGCGGACACCCCGTACCCGACGATGACCGGGCAGCTGGAGCACGAGGTCGAACTCGTGGCGGCCATCGGCATCGGCGGGGCGGACATCCCCGTCGAGTCCGCGCTCGACCACGTCTGGGGCTACGCCGTCGGGCTCGACCTGACCCGGCGCGACCTCCAGGCGGAGGCGAAACGACTCGGGCGCCCGTGGGACCTCGCGAAGGGGTTCGACGCATCCGCGCCCATCGGCGTGCTCGTCCCGGCAGCGACGGTGGACCCGACCCGCGGCTCGATCGCACTCGACGTCGACGGCGCATCGCGGCAGCACGGCGACCTCGCCGACCAGATCTGGTCCGTCGCCGAGGTCATCGCGACGCTCTCCCGGTTCGTGGCACTCGCGCCGGGCGACGTCGTGATGACGGGCACCCCGGACGGCGTCGGGGCGATCGACCGCGGCGCCGTGCTCCACGGGACGATCGACGGCGTGGGGACGGTGTCGACCCGCATCGTCTGA